A region of Streptomyces deccanensis DNA encodes the following proteins:
- a CDS encoding TetR/AcrR family transcriptional regulator, whose protein sequence is MGRPRTPLLDRRRIGAAALRLADEKGAFSIPALAKALGVAPSALYHHVAGRDEIISLMREELALTTGDDQDWSQPWEEVLESWARSYLAAFAAHPGAVPLLATAPLAEPFMHVMYEKVAKLLLDAGFDTHQVMPLITALESFVLGSALDLVAPPVMVSDVARDATPHLSAVLDQTPADRSRATLAFDLGLRALLIGFRDLLNS, encoded by the coding sequence GTGGGACGGCCGCGCACACCCCTGCTGGACCGTCGGCGCATCGGTGCCGCGGCACTGCGCCTGGCTGACGAGAAGGGCGCCTTCTCCATCCCGGCTCTGGCCAAAGCCCTGGGTGTCGCGCCGTCCGCGCTCTACCACCACGTCGCCGGCCGCGACGAGATCATCTCGCTCATGCGGGAGGAACTCGCCCTGACGACCGGAGACGACCAGGACTGGTCGCAGCCCTGGGAGGAGGTCCTGGAGAGCTGGGCCCGCTCCTATCTGGCCGCCTTCGCCGCCCACCCGGGGGCGGTTCCCCTGCTCGCCACCGCCCCGCTGGCCGAACCGTTCATGCACGTGATGTACGAGAAGGTCGCGAAGCTGCTCCTGGACGCGGGCTTCGACACGCATCAGGTCATGCCGCTGATCACCGCACTGGAGAGTTTCGTGCTCGGCTCCGCACTCGACCTGGTGGCGCCGCCCGTGATGGTCTCCGACGTCGCCCGCGACGCGACCCCCCACCTCAGCGCCGTACTCGACCAGACTCCCGCCGATCGCAGCCGCGCGACCCTGGCCTTCGACCTCGGGCTGCGCGCCCTGCTCATCGGCTTCCGCGACCTGCTGAACAGCTGA
- a CDS encoding sugar-binding transcriptional regulator, producing MPASRERDLLAKAARLYYLDNLSQQQVASALGVSRSNVSRILTAARDQGIVEIRINDPAGRDLDLEERLQTAFGVSSCRVASVHTDESALAKVGELAAAWMLDMVKPGRSISLSWGSTLQAMVHAVPFGQDLAVEILPLVGGLSSVASEITGEELVRELADRLGTTYQRLHAPALLEAKASRDTLMTEPAIVNVLHAGRESSVAFLGIGAMGVGSSAAIIESLHLSDGDRAAFEAAKPVGDVCARFFDEDGNPVRGAVEDRVLAISLDDLRRIPTVVGLAAGVEKVRGVLGALRGRYVDALICDAPLAEALLAAA from the coding sequence ATGCCGGCGTCCCGCGAGCGTGACCTGTTGGCAAAGGCGGCACGGCTCTACTACCTGGACAACTTGTCGCAGCAACAGGTGGCCAGCGCTTTGGGTGTCAGCCGATCGAACGTCTCACGCATCCTCACTGCCGCACGGGACCAGGGGATCGTGGAGATCCGGATCAACGATCCGGCCGGACGTGATCTGGATCTGGAGGAGCGGCTGCAGACCGCCTTCGGGGTGTCCTCCTGCCGTGTGGCCTCGGTGCACACCGACGAGTCGGCACTGGCCAAGGTGGGAGAGCTGGCGGCCGCCTGGATGCTGGACATGGTCAAGCCCGGCAGAAGCATCTCGCTCTCCTGGGGGAGCACGCTCCAGGCCATGGTGCACGCCGTCCCTTTCGGGCAGGACCTCGCGGTGGAGATCCTCCCCTTGGTGGGCGGACTTTCCTCCGTGGCCTCGGAGATCACCGGCGAGGAACTGGTCCGGGAGCTGGCCGACCGCCTGGGCACCACCTACCAGCGACTCCACGCGCCCGCCCTGCTGGAGGCCAAGGCATCGCGTGACACCCTGATGACCGAGCCGGCCATCGTGAACGTGCTGCACGCCGGTCGCGAGTCCTCTGTCGCCTTCCTCGGTATCGGTGCGATGGGGGTGGGCTCCTCCGCCGCGATCATCGAGTCGCTCCACCTGAGCGATGGCGATCGGGCGGCCTTCGAAGCGGCGAAGCCGGTGGGCGATGTGTGCGCCCGGTTCTTCGACGAGGACGGCAACCCGGTGCGCGGGGCGGTCGAGGACAGGGTGCTGGCCATCTCGCTCGACGACCTCCGCCGGATACCCACGGTGGTGGGTCTGGCGGCAGGCGTCGAGAAGGTCCGGGGAGTGCTGGGCGCGCTGCGCGGACGCTACGTGGACGCCCTCATCTGTGACGCCCCGCTGGCAGAGGCGCTGCTTGCCGCGGCCTGA
- a CDS encoding APC family permease: MTEPLVPTAPQQPPPAAGSDQSPHLQRGSLGVADIVFFVVAAAAPLTVMAGVAPLAILFGGIGAPVAYLAVGVVLVLFAVGFTAMTPYIRNAGAFYSYIARGLGRPAGLGAAFLAVFSYNSLQIGMFGAFGFFAATTANDLLGVDLPWPVYAFAGIAVVWFLGFRSINLGAKVLAALLIAETAILVLLAGAVLVKGGASGLTFDSFAPSNVFVSGMSGPLGLAVAAFIGFEATAIYREEARHPNRTVPRATYLAIGFLGLFYAFISWIIVQAFGSGQAVAAAAQNPAEMFFTAMTQYVGGWATDVQRVLIVTSVLAALLAFHNAITRYVYALSVESVAPAALGRVHPRHGSPWVAGVAQSVLAAVVVAVFAMTGVDPYTKFFLWVNTPGVVGILVLQALAAFAVVAFFRRNSAEHGEGPLRTLLAPAAAGVLLTAVTVLVCKRLDLFTGAGPAVNWSLVALTPAVFLSGVAVAARIRRSRPDVYGKLATTDVDAA; encoded by the coding sequence ATGACCGAGCCCCTCGTCCCCACCGCTCCCCAGCAGCCCCCACCGGCCGCCGGGTCGGACCAGAGCCCTCACCTCCAGCGCGGCAGCCTCGGCGTCGCCGACATCGTCTTCTTCGTCGTCGCCGCGGCCGCCCCGCTCACCGTGATGGCCGGCGTGGCTCCCCTCGCCATCCTCTTCGGCGGCATCGGCGCCCCGGTCGCCTACCTCGCCGTCGGCGTGGTGCTGGTCCTCTTCGCGGTCGGCTTCACCGCGATGACGCCGTACATCCGCAACGCCGGTGCCTTCTACTCGTACATCGCCCGAGGTCTCGGACGTCCGGCGGGGCTGGGGGCGGCGTTCCTCGCGGTGTTCTCGTACAACTCCCTGCAGATCGGCATGTTCGGCGCCTTCGGGTTCTTCGCCGCCACCACCGCGAACGACCTCCTCGGCGTCGACCTGCCGTGGCCGGTGTACGCCTTCGCCGGGATCGCCGTCGTCTGGTTCCTGGGCTTCCGCTCCATCAACCTCGGCGCCAAGGTCCTGGCCGCCCTGCTGATCGCGGAGACCGCCATCCTGGTGCTGCTCGCCGGCGCGGTCCTGGTCAAGGGCGGCGCGAGCGGACTGACCTTCGACTCCTTCGCCCCCTCGAACGTCTTCGTCTCCGGGATGAGCGGACCGCTCGGTCTCGCCGTCGCCGCGTTCATCGGCTTCGAGGCCACCGCCATCTACCGTGAGGAGGCCCGTCACCCCAACCGCACCGTGCCCCGCGCCACCTACCTCGCGATCGGCTTCCTCGGCCTCTTCTACGCCTTCATCAGCTGGATCATCGTGCAGGCGTTCGGCAGCGGCCAGGCCGTCGCCGCCGCCGCGCAGAACCCGGCGGAGATGTTCTTCACCGCCATGACCCAGTACGTCGGCGGCTGGGCGACCGACGTCCAGCGCGTCCTGATCGTCACCAGCGTGCTCGCCGCCCTGCTCGCCTTCCACAACGCCATCACCCGCTACGTCTACGCCCTCTCCGTCGAGAGTGTCGCCCCCGCGGCCCTGGGCCGGGTGCACCCCAGGCATGGCTCGCCGTGGGTGGCCGGTGTCGCCCAGAGCGTCCTGGCGGCCGTGGTCGTCGCCGTCTTCGCCATGACCGGCGTCGACCCCTACACCAAGTTCTTCCTGTGGGTGAACACTCCCGGTGTGGTCGGCATCCTCGTGCTGCAGGCCCTGGCGGCCTTCGCGGTGGTCGCGTTCTTCCGCCGCAACTCCGCCGAGCACGGCGAGGGACCTCTGCGGACCCTCCTCGCGCCCGCCGCGGCCGGCGTCCTGCTCACCGCCGTCACCGTGCTGGTCTGCAAGCGCCTGGACCTGTTCACCGGCGCCGGCCCGGCCGTCAACTGGTCGCTGGTCGCGCTCACACCGGCGGTGTTCCTGTCCGGTGTGGCTGTCGCCGCACGCATCCGCCGGAGCCGGCCCGATGTCTACGGCAAGCTGGCCACCACCGACGTCGACGCCGCCTGA
- a CDS encoding TetR family transcriptional regulator: MPRPTTDPTPAPAASEGADSTRERIVAAATEEFARHGIAGARVDRIAKQARTSKERVYAYFRGKEALYAHVSLLELARVAQATPMDPDDLPGYAGRLYDHFTITRPDHHRLIAWGRLELAGTAASSGADTVRDTVAGKLDQLREAQRAGRLDPVWDPVDVLALVNQIATTWAAQTEIGAIAAEQATDPSLAARRAAVVAAVERIFPRAAR; this comes from the coding sequence ATGCCTCGACCGACGACCGATCCGACCCCCGCGCCCGCCGCTTCGGAAGGCGCCGACTCCACCCGCGAGCGGATCGTCGCCGCCGCCACGGAGGAGTTCGCCCGGCACGGAATCGCCGGGGCCCGGGTGGACCGCATCGCCAAGCAGGCCAGGACCAGCAAGGAGCGCGTCTACGCGTACTTCCGCGGCAAGGAGGCGCTCTACGCCCACGTCTCCCTGCTCGAACTGGCCCGGGTCGCGCAGGCCACCCCCATGGACCCGGACGATCTACCGGGCTACGCGGGCCGCCTCTACGACCACTTCACGATCACCCGCCCGGACCACCACCGGCTGATCGCCTGGGGCCGCCTCGAACTCGCCGGCACCGCCGCTTCGTCCGGCGCCGACACGGTTCGGGACACCGTCGCCGGCAAGCTCGACCAGTTGCGCGAGGCTCAGCGGGCGGGGCGGCTGGATCCGGTCTGGGACCCGGTCGACGTCCTCGCCCTGGTCAACCAGATCGCCACCACGTGGGCGGCACAGACCGAGATCGGCGCGATAGCGGCGGAACAGGCCACGGACCCGTCCCTCGCCGCTCGCCGCGCCGCCGTGGTCGCCGCCGTCGAACGTATCTTCCCGCGCGCGGCGCGGTGA
- a CDS encoding amidohydrolase: MYADIVFTGGTVRTGAPEGSVHGALAVTGGRITALGAQALDARGPRTAVVDLAGGALLPAFGDGHVHPVMGGLGLAGVPVRDLGSVEEIVETVRGWAAEHPETEWITGDGFDPWLAPDGRFDARWLDAAVPDRPVVLRTMDHHTAWVNSEALRRAGYTAATPDPAGGEILRRDGSAEPLGTLREFGALGPVLALIPTASHEAQVAALREAAARFAAAGVTWVQDAWVEPHQADVWVTAATTGPGLPVRADLAFVLEPDGWRERVLRFTADRDKVESSAPGLLTARSVKFFADGVVEAGTAALLEPYTDCPHSHGIANWSHEELAEAVTAVDALGFRAHLHAIGDGGVRMALDAIEAAARANGARDRRPVIAHAQLIDPGDLARFAALGVIANLQPLWAQPDPLMTELTLPRIGPVRGARQYQIAALLASGARLSFGSDWPVTAHEPLRGIATAVTRQTPEGLPEGGWLPEERIDIDTALTAYSAGCAHQAFEEKEWGALRPGMRADLVHLAADPAGIAPADLAHLPVLGTWLAGRRTHDATTPHSTRAGRR, translated from the coding sequence ATGTACGCCGACATCGTCTTCACCGGAGGGACCGTCCGGACCGGGGCCCCAGAGGGCTCCGTCCACGGTGCCCTCGCCGTCACCGGCGGCCGGATCACCGCCCTTGGAGCACAGGCGCTGGATGCCCGGGGACCGCGTACCGCCGTCGTCGACCTGGCCGGCGGGGCCCTGCTGCCGGCGTTCGGCGACGGACATGTGCACCCGGTGATGGGAGGCCTGGGTCTGGCGGGCGTGCCGGTCCGGGACCTGGGAAGCGTCGAGGAGATCGTCGAGACCGTTCGAGGCTGGGCCGCCGAACACCCGGAGACGGAGTGGATCACCGGTGACGGCTTCGACCCGTGGCTCGCCCCCGACGGCAGATTCGACGCGCGGTGGCTGGACGCCGCCGTGCCCGACCGTCCCGTCGTCCTGCGCACCATGGACCACCACACCGCCTGGGTGAACAGCGAGGCCCTGCGCCGGGCCGGTTACACCGCCGCGACCCCCGATCCGGCCGGCGGGGAGATCCTGCGCCGCGACGGATCCGCGGAGCCGCTGGGCACCCTGCGCGAGTTCGGTGCCCTCGGCCCGGTGCTCGCCCTCATTCCCACGGCGTCCCACGAGGCACAGGTGGCGGCCCTGCGCGAAGCCGCGGCCCGGTTCGCCGCGGCCGGCGTGACCTGGGTGCAGGACGCCTGGGTCGAACCGCACCAGGCCGACGTCTGGGTCACCGCCGCGACCACCGGGCCGGGGCTTCCCGTACGGGCCGACCTCGCCTTCGTCCTGGAACCCGACGGCTGGCGCGAGCGCGTCCTCCGGTTCACGGCGGACCGGGACAAGGTGGAGAGCTCCGCTCCCGGGCTGCTGACCGCGCGGAGCGTGAAGTTCTTCGCCGACGGCGTCGTCGAGGCCGGCACCGCCGCCCTGCTCGAGCCCTACACCGACTGCCCGCACTCGCACGGCATCGCCAATTGGTCCCACGAAGAGCTGGCCGAGGCCGTCACCGCCGTCGACGCTCTCGGCTTCCGCGCACACCTGCACGCCATCGGCGACGGCGGGGTCCGGATGGCTCTGGACGCGATCGAGGCCGCCGCCCGCGCCAACGGCGCCCGCGACCGCCGTCCGGTCATCGCCCACGCCCAGCTGATCGACCCCGGCGACCTGGCCCGGTTCGCCGCCCTCGGCGTGATCGCCAACCTCCAGCCGCTATGGGCCCAGCCCGACCCTCTGATGACCGAGCTGACCCTGCCGAGGATCGGCCCGGTGCGCGGCGCGCGGCAGTACCAGATCGCCGCCCTGCTCGCCTCCGGCGCCCGGCTCTCGTTCGGCAGCGACTGGCCGGTCACCGCCCATGAACCACTGCGGGGCATCGCCACCGCGGTCACCCGCCAGACGCCCGAGGGTCTTCCCGAGGGCGGCTGGCTCCCCGAGGAGCGGATAGACATCGACACCGCTCTCACCGCCTACTCCGCGGGATGCGCCCACCAGGCGTTCGAGGAGAAGGAATGGGGCGCGCTGCGTCCCGGAATGCGCGCCGACCTGGTGCATCTCGCCGCCGACCCGGCCGGGATCGCCCCCGCTGACCTCGCGCATCTCCCCGTCCTGGGCACCTGGCTCGCCGGCCGGCGTACCCACGACGCCACCACTCCCCACTCCACGCGTGCCGGGAGACGATAG
- a CDS encoding alpha-ketoacid dehydrogenase subunit beta: MTTTLPSPAAATTARPPADPSERTLTYAEAVREALAEAMQTDPRVFVLGEDIGIYGGAFGVTGDLVHRFGEERVRDTPISELGIVGAAVGAALADMRPIVEIQFSDFTAQAMDQIANQAAKIHFMLGGAARVPMVLRAPTGSGTGAAAQHSQSLETWFAHIPGLKVVMPATPAEAKGLLLAAIDDPNPVIVLEHKLLYKQSGPVPAGADRIPLGQAAVRRQGQDLTIVATGIMVSRAEEAAQQLLAEEGITATVVDPRTLVPLDEATIISEVAATGRALLVQEAPKTCGYMAEIAALIADSDAFGRLRAPIRRLSGLDVPIPYAPQLERAAVPQVPDIVAEATRLVRSW, from the coding sequence ATGACCACCACACTCCCGAGCCCGGCGGCCGCGACGACGGCGCGGCCGCCGGCCGACCCGTCGGAGCGCACCCTCACCTACGCCGAGGCGGTCCGCGAGGCCCTCGCCGAGGCCATGCAGACCGACCCCCGCGTCTTCGTCCTCGGCGAGGACATCGGCATCTACGGAGGCGCCTTCGGCGTCACCGGCGACCTGGTGCACCGCTTCGGCGAGGAGCGGGTGCGCGACACCCCGATCAGCGAACTGGGCATCGTCGGCGCGGCGGTCGGCGCCGCGCTGGCCGACATGCGGCCCATCGTGGAGATCCAGTTCTCCGACTTCACGGCCCAGGCCATGGACCAGATCGCCAACCAGGCCGCGAAGATCCACTTCATGCTCGGTGGCGCGGCCCGCGTTCCGATGGTGCTGCGTGCCCCCACCGGCTCCGGCACCGGCGCCGCCGCCCAGCACTCCCAGAGCCTGGAGACCTGGTTCGCCCACATCCCCGGGCTGAAGGTCGTCATGCCCGCCACCCCGGCAGAGGCCAAGGGCCTGCTGCTGGCCGCCATCGACGACCCCAACCCGGTCATCGTCCTCGAACACAAACTGCTCTACAAGCAGAGCGGACCCGTGCCCGCCGGCGCCGACCGCATCCCTCTCGGGCAGGCGGCGGTCCGCCGGCAGGGCCAGGACCTCACCATCGTGGCCACCGGCATCATGGTGTCCCGCGCCGAGGAAGCCGCCCAGCAACTGCTCGCCGAGGAGGGCATCACCGCAACCGTCGTCGACCCCCGCACCCTCGTCCCGCTGGACGAGGCGACGATCATCTCGGAAGTGGCCGCCACCGGGCGCGCCCTGCTGGTCCAGGAAGCCCCCAAGACCTGCGGCTACATGGCCGAGATCGCCGCACTGATCGCCGACTCGGACGCGTTCGGCCGCCTTCGGGCTCCGATCCGCCGCCTCAGCGGCCTGGACGTACCGATCCCCTACGCGCCCCAGCTGGAGCGCGCGGCCGTGCCCCAGGTCCCCGACATCGTGGCCGAGGCCACCCGCCTGGTCAGGTCGTGGTGA
- a CDS encoding aldo/keto reductase — translation MHHRDLGSQGLRVSALGLGTMGMTLAYGSSNDDESTATLRRAHELGVDFFDTAELYGLGTGSNEILLGKAVKDFRDEVVLATKFGFDMTAQQIGAGFDSRPENIRKVAENSLRHLQTDRIDLFYQHVADPDVPAEEVAGVVGELIAEGKVKYFGLSNVGPQYIRRAHAVTPVTALQSEYSLFEREVEEKILPVVRELGIGFVPYSPLGRGFLTGVVKPAAEYPADDMRSWDERWQGDNYTYNLNATEQLKKLAAAKGITAAQLALAWLLAQGDDVVPIPGTRNAARLAENTAAVDVELTDADLAQIRQILPQGSAGSRYPAAMLATMSTD, via the coding sequence ATGCATCACCGCGATCTGGGCTCCCAGGGCCTGCGCGTCTCCGCGCTCGGCCTCGGCACCATGGGGATGACACTCGCCTACGGCTCCTCGAACGACGACGAGAGCACCGCCACCCTCCGCCGTGCCCATGAACTCGGGGTCGACTTCTTCGACACCGCCGAGCTGTACGGCCTCGGTACCGGCAGCAACGAGATCCTGCTGGGCAAGGCCGTGAAGGACTTCCGTGACGAGGTGGTCCTGGCCACCAAGTTCGGGTTCGACATGACCGCCCAGCAGATCGGCGCCGGGTTCGACAGTCGTCCGGAGAACATCCGCAAGGTCGCCGAGAACAGCCTGCGCCACCTGCAGACCGACCGCATCGACCTCTTCTACCAGCACGTCGCCGACCCCGACGTGCCGGCCGAGGAGGTCGCGGGCGTCGTCGGCGAACTGATCGCCGAGGGCAAGGTGAAGTACTTCGGCCTGAGCAACGTCGGCCCCCAGTACATCCGCCGCGCCCATGCCGTCACTCCCGTCACGGCCCTGCAGTCCGAGTACTCGCTCTTCGAACGGGAGGTGGAGGAGAAGATCCTGCCGGTCGTGCGAGAGCTGGGCATCGGGTTCGTCCCGTACTCCCCGCTCGGCCGCGGCTTCCTGACCGGCGTGGTCAAGCCCGCCGCCGAGTACCCGGCGGACGACATGCGCAGCTGGGACGAGCGGTGGCAGGGCGACAACTACACGTACAACCTCAACGCCACCGAGCAGCTGAAGAAGCTCGCCGCCGCCAAGGGCATCACCGCCGCCCAGCTCGCGCTGGCCTGGCTGCTCGCCCAGGGCGACGACGTGGTCCCGATCCCCGGTACCCGCAACGCCGCCCGCCTGGCGGAGAACACGGCCGCGGTCGACGTCGAACTCACCGACGCCGACCTCGCTCAGATCAGGCAGATCCTTCCTCAGGGTTCCGCGGGAAGCCGGTACCCGGCCGCGATGCTGGCCACCATGTCGACGGACTGA
- the ptsP gene encoding phosphoenolpyruvate--protein phosphotransferase, whose translation METTLRGVGVSHGVAIGEVRHMGTAVLEPPAKRIPAEDVEREQGRARTAMEAVAADLIKRGDLAGGDAQAVLEAQALMAQDPELMADVERRITVGSGAEHAVCDAFAAYRALLAGAGEYLAGRVADLDDVRNRIVARLLGVPMPGLPESDEPYVLIARDLAPADTALLDPSLVLGFVTEEGGPTSHSAILARALGVPAVVALPGAGELAEGTMIAVDGGTGEIFVNPSKEKTERMAAEAAERKASLAASTGPGATSDGHKVPLLANVGGPADVPAAVEAGAEGVGLFRTEFLFLDDSEQAPSEDKQVEAYRQVLEAFPEGRVVVRVLDAGADKPLDFLTPADEPNPALGVRGLRTLLDHPEVLRTQLRALAKASEGLPVQLEVMAPMVADRREAKAFADACREAGLRAKFGAMVEIPSAALRARSILREVEFLSLGTNDLAQYTFAADRQVGAVSRLQDPWQPALLDLVALSAEAAKAEGKSCGVCGEAASDPLLACVLTGLGVTSLSMGAASIPYVRATLAQYTLAQCERAAAAARATDTAEEARGAAQAVLSGE comes from the coding sequence ATGGAGACAACGCTGCGAGGCGTCGGCGTGAGCCACGGTGTGGCGATCGGCGAAGTTCGGCACATGGGCACAGCGGTGCTGGAGCCGCCCGCGAAGCGGATACCGGCGGAGGACGTGGAACGTGAACAGGGGCGCGCCCGCACGGCCATGGAGGCCGTGGCCGCCGATCTGATCAAGCGCGGCGACCTGGCCGGCGGTGACGCCCAGGCGGTGCTGGAGGCGCAGGCCCTGATGGCCCAGGACCCCGAGCTGATGGCCGATGTGGAGCGCCGGATCACGGTCGGCAGCGGTGCGGAGCACGCGGTCTGCGACGCGTTCGCCGCGTATCGCGCACTGCTGGCCGGTGCGGGGGAGTACCTCGCCGGGCGGGTGGCCGACCTCGACGACGTGCGGAATCGTATCGTCGCCCGGCTGCTGGGCGTTCCCATGCCCGGTCTGCCGGAGAGCGACGAGCCGTACGTGCTCATCGCCCGGGATCTCGCGCCGGCGGACACCGCGCTGCTCGACCCCTCTTTGGTACTCGGTTTCGTGACCGAGGAGGGCGGGCCTACGAGTCACAGCGCGATCCTCGCGCGGGCGCTCGGCGTTCCGGCCGTCGTCGCGCTGCCGGGGGCGGGGGAGCTGGCCGAGGGCACGATGATCGCCGTGGACGGCGGCACCGGCGAGATCTTCGTGAATCCGAGCAAGGAGAAGACGGAGCGGATGGCGGCCGAGGCCGCAGAGCGGAAGGCGTCACTGGCCGCTTCCACCGGCCCGGGTGCCACCTCCGACGGGCACAAGGTGCCGCTGCTCGCCAACGTCGGGGGCCCGGCCGACGTGCCGGCTGCGGTGGAGGCCGGAGCGGAGGGTGTCGGGCTGTTCCGTACGGAGTTCCTGTTCCTGGACGACAGCGAGCAGGCGCCGTCCGAGGACAAGCAGGTCGAGGCGTACCGCCAGGTGCTGGAGGCCTTCCCCGAGGGGCGTGTGGTCGTGCGTGTGCTCGATGCGGGTGCCGACAAGCCTCTGGACTTCTTGACTCCGGCGGACGAGCCGAACCCCGCTCTCGGTGTGCGCGGTCTGCGGACGCTGCTCGATCACCCCGAGGTGCTGCGGACGCAGCTGCGGGCGCTGGCGAAAGCCTCGGAAGGGCTGCCGGTCCAGCTCGAGGTGATGGCACCGATGGTCGCCGACCGTCGCGAGGCCAAGGCGTTCGCCGACGCGTGTCGTGAGGCGGGGCTGCGGGCCAAGTTCGGTGCCATGGTGGAGATCCCGTCGGCGGCGCTGCGGGCGCGGTCGATCCTCCGGGAGGTCGAGTTCCTCTCGCTGGGGACCAACGACCTCGCGCAGTACACGTTCGCGGCCGACCGGCAGGTGGGTGCGGTCTCGCGGCTGCAGGACCCCTGGCAGCCCGCGTTGCTCGACCTCGTCGCGCTGTCCGCGGAGGCGGCGAAGGCCGAGGGCAAGAGCTGCGGGGTGTGCGGCGAGGCCGCGTCCGACCCGTTGCTCGCCTGTGTGCTGACCGGCCTGGGGGTCACCTCCCTGTCGATGGGCGCCGCGTCGATTCCCTATGTGCGGGCCACCCTCGCGCAGTACACGCTGGCGCAGTGCGAGCGTGCAGCGGCGGCCGCCCGCGCGACGGACACGGCCGAGGAGGCGCGCGGCGCCGCGCAGGCGGTGCTGTCCGGCGAGTGA
- a CDS encoding dihydrolipoamide acetyltransferase family protein — protein MAEIPLVMPKMSMTMEEGTFLTWHKAEGDEIRAGDVVCEVATDKVDMEVESPVDGILLRLVAQPDDVIAVGEPIAYLSSDADDLLGDLLDGPAEAEAPPPAAAALATTPAAPPPLSTVVSAVPLARRRAVELGVDLATLNGTGPGGTIRVLDVEAVTSPLVAPAPHVPPTPSVTNGVPAGTATPAARHRSRRTVARQTSASAAVPQAVVFRDLDLEAVAERRGQCGWLSLIVRAYADALRDSPLNARWTGEGSEVWSDVAVGLMVDTELGPVAPVLVNPDRFPIQELDERLGRVADHARSGKVPVEYLTAATTTVHDLGTLGVDAFQELLNPPQATALSVGAVAPHVVPVGGGVGVRTRCRVGLTVDHRVGDCADAARLLNAVQRRLDDPNWFGWR, from the coding sequence ATGGCTGAGATCCCCCTGGTCATGCCCAAGATGTCCATGACGATGGAGGAGGGCACGTTCCTCACCTGGCACAAGGCGGAGGGCGACGAGATCCGCGCCGGCGACGTGGTGTGCGAGGTCGCGACCGACAAGGTCGACATGGAGGTCGAATCTCCCGTCGACGGAATCCTGCTCCGACTGGTGGCGCAGCCCGACGATGTGATCGCTGTCGGCGAGCCGATCGCCTACCTCAGCAGCGACGCGGACGACCTGCTGGGCGACCTCCTCGACGGGCCGGCCGAGGCGGAGGCTCCACCGCCCGCTGCGGCGGCGCTCGCCACCACGCCGGCTGCGCCGCCGCCCCTCTCGACCGTCGTGTCGGCCGTGCCGCTCGCCCGACGCCGGGCGGTGGAACTCGGCGTGGACCTCGCGACCCTCAACGGCACCGGGCCGGGCGGGACCATCAGAGTGCTCGATGTCGAGGCCGTGACCTCCCCACTCGTGGCGCCCGCACCCCACGTGCCCCCTACCCCGTCAGTCACCAACGGAGTACCGGCGGGTACAGCCACACCGGCCGCACGGCACAGGTCCCGCAGGACCGTCGCCCGCCAGACCAGCGCGAGCGCCGCCGTCCCCCAGGCCGTCGTCTTCCGTGACCTCGACCTCGAGGCCGTCGCGGAGCGTCGCGGGCAGTGCGGCTGGCTCAGCCTGATCGTACGGGCCTACGCGGATGCCCTGCGGGACAGCCCGCTCAACGCCCGGTGGACCGGGGAGGGCAGCGAGGTATGGTCCGACGTCGCGGTCGGGTTGATGGTGGACACCGAACTCGGCCCGGTCGCCCCGGTGTTGGTCAACCCGGACCGGTTCCCGATCCAGGAACTCGACGAGCGACTCGGGCGCGTGGCCGACCACGCCCGCAGCGGCAAGGTGCCGGTGGAGTACCTGACCGCGGCCACCACCACCGTGCACGACCTGGGCACCCTGGGTGTCGACGCCTTCCAGGAACTGCTCAACCCGCCCCAGGCGACCGCGCTCTCGGTCGGTGCGGTGGCCCCGCACGTCGTCCCCGTCGGCGGCGGAGTCGGGGTGCGCACCCGCTGCCGGGTCGGTCTCACCGTCGATCACCGCGTCGGTGACTGCGCGGACGCCGCGCGCCTGCTGAACGCGGTCCAGCGACGCCTGGACGACCCGAACTGGTTCGGATGGCGGTGA
- a CDS encoding AAA family ATPase, translating to MRDIDVLVLHGSPGAGKTTLARAVSEILREADLAHG from the coding sequence GTGAGAGACATCGATGTGCTCGTCCTGCACGGCTCACCGGGTGCGGGGAAGACGACCCTGGCGCGGGCGGTCTCCGAAATCCTGCGGGAGGCCGATCTGGCCCACGGGTGA